The Palaemon carinicauda isolate YSFRI2023 chromosome 33, ASM3689809v2, whole genome shotgun sequence genome contains a region encoding:
- the LOC137625907 gene encoding uncharacterized protein: MAERGHQIMFRGKTSVAWKHKDGPYSLLLSLVDYRVFHKIAKNVHLHEVERIQQSKCFPLQRLGIQKTTSHLLYKEKDLELIWYDVVNPKETTNVYGNVSFVLDMVKFMNYCQHSFNIYYVESVDFKTCNVSHILFTKKRYDYLTEYDPTVFGGPWYTDPVGKHYCLKNARRLDGRTNINGHRLEFMLEFEQDDAFWLYKESSVPIAVDHQEARVDKRHICLRNCNVPCPSPFNRKQMRDLLVAQGLTQLEDEVPSDVSFSVSGEEATSPSDTQQRQQPSGVLSRDTNTRRCLF; encoded by the coding sequence ATGGCCGAACGAGGACACCAAATTATGTTTAGAGGAAAAACCTCAGTTGCCTGGAAGCACAAGGATGGTCCCTACTCTCTTTTACTCTCTCTCGTTGATTACAGAGTTTTTCACAAGATTGCGAAAAATGTCCATTTACACGAAGTTGAAAGAATTCAGCAATCAAAGTGTTTTCCCCTTCAAAGGCTTGGCATTCAAAAAACGACAAGTCATCTGCTTTACAAAGAAAAGGATTTAGAACTTATATGGTATGATGTTGTTAATCCTAAAGAAACCACAAATGTCTATGGGAATGTAAGTTTTGTACTAGACATGGTTAAGTTCATGAATTATTGCCAAcattcatttaatatatattatgttgAATCAGTGGATTTCAAAACATGTAATGTATCCCACATTCTTTTTACCAAAAAGCGCTACGACTATCTGACAGAATATGACCCGACAGTCTTTGGGGGTCCTTGGTATACTGACCCAGTTGGAAAACATTATTGCCTTAAAAATGCCCGAAGGCTTGATGGGAGAACAAATATCAATGGTCACAGATTAGAGTttatgttggagttcgaacaagatGATGCATTTTGGTTATATAAAGAATCATCTGTTCCAATTGCTGTTGATCACCAGGAAGCTAGGGTGGACAAAAGACACATATGCCTGAGGAATTGTAATGTGCCTTGTCCTTCTCCCTTTAACAGAAAACAAATGAGGGATTTATTAGTTGCCCAGGGCCTCACTCAATTAGAAGATGAAGTTCCCAGTGATGTCTCATTTTCTGTAAGCGGAGAAGAAGCAACTTCACCTTCAGATACTCAACAGAGGCAACAACCATCAGGCGTTCTATCTAGGGATACAAATACCCGTCGTTGCCTGTTTTGA